In the Sandaracinus amylolyticus genome, GATCAAGGTGCTGCACGCGGGGAGCTCGGGCGCCGCGGGCCGCGACGCGCTGAGTCGCTTCGCGCGCGAGGCGAAGGTCGCGGCGGGCATCGATCACCCGAACGTCGTGCAGGTCTACGAGTACCAGCCGGACGGGCCCTTCCTCGTGATGGAGCACATGTCCGGGGGCACGCTCGAGGATCGCCTGTCGAACGGCGAGGTCGCGACGGCGCTCGCGCCGAGCGTCGTGCAGCACGTCGGCCGCTCGGTGCTGAGCGCGCTCGAGGCGGTGCACCGGCGCGGCGTGGTGCATCGTGATCTCAAGCCCGCGAACGTGTTCTTCGGGCGCACCGGCGAGGTGAAGCTCGGCGACTTCGGCGTCGCGCACCTCGCGGATCTCGGCGCGACCCTGACCGGCGCGATGATGGGCACGCTCGCGTACATGTCGCCCGAGCAGATCACGGGGTCGTCGCGGCCCGATGCGTCGACCGATCTCTACTCGCTCGGCGTGATCGTCTATCGCGCGATCACCGGCGTGCTGCCCTTCCCCGGGCCCGACTTCGTCGCGCAGCACCTCGAGCTCACGCCGGCGCGCGCGATCACCCACGCGCCGTGGATCGGCGAGGCGCTCGACGCGCTGATCGCGTCGATGCTCGAGAAGGATCCCGCGGCCCGACCGCGCACCGCGAGCGAGGTGCTCGAGGCGTGGACGCACCTGCCCTGGGCGCGCATCGAGCAGGAAGCGCAGCTCGCCGCGCCCCGCACTGCGGCGCCGGCCGCGCCGCGACGCAGCAGCAGCGCGCCGCCCGCGCCCTCGGTCGAGCGCTGGTCGATCGTCGACGTGAAGCTCGACGGAACGACGATCGCCGACGACGAGCTGCTTCGACGTCGTGTGGTGATCGTCCCGTGCGACGCCGATCGCGCGCGGTCGCTGCGTGCGCTGGCGCGGGCGGACTCGCCGTTCCTGCAGGCCGTTTGGTCGATCGACGAGGAGGGTGGGCGCGCGATCCTCGAGCTGCCGCGAGGCGAGGCCCCACGCGCGCCGCTCGAGCGCGCGCGCGCCGACGAGCTGCGAATCGCGCTCGAGGGCCTGCACGCGCA is a window encoding:
- a CDS encoding serine/threonine-protein kinase, with translation MAVDDAVVQALVREGRHEEAARICAEGGQPARAAELLAAVWKHAEAIRVATDAGLYDEAYRHAVGAQDRELASSLLSSLAARPEQASRAASHAEARGRTSDAARLREAAGELEAAAMLHERAGELGDAARCWKELGDMRKAGMLYERRLRDTPDDAESAFELGQILARFGRWDHAARALQVAADDDELAIPAGKLLVACFDALGMTDAAQSRLDVLRALEPSMPATVPELLRASFGDERGPRSASRDQLIAGRYRVVRALGAGGTGRVLLAEDAFYGREVAIKVLHAGSSGAAGRDALSRFAREAKVAAGIDHPNVVQVYEYQPDGPFLVMEHMSGGTLEDRLSNGEVATALAPSVVQHVGRSVLSALEAVHRRGVVHRDLKPANVFFGRTGEVKLGDFGVAHLADLGATLTGAMMGTLAYMSPEQITGSSRPDASTDLYSLGVIVYRAITGVLPFPGPDFVAQHLELTPARAITHAPWIGEALDALIASMLEKDPAARPRTASEVLEAWTHLPWARIEQEAQLAAPRTAAPAAPRRSSSAPPAPSVERWSIVDVKLDGTTIADDELLRRRVVIVPCDADRARSLRALARADSPFLQAVWSIDEEGGRAILELPRGEAPRAPLERARADELRIALEGLHAQGLVHGHVDAAHVVVADGRAVLMLPLGARVGSAAADLEALDRLRG